CCGCTCTTTTCGAAGACGTCTGTCATCGCTGAGTTTTCGACGAGGGTCTGCGCTACGAACTGCTCAATGCCGTAGATCACGGCAGCATTGGCCAGGGTTTCCAGCAGGGCAGTGCCGATGCCTCCGAGCTGAATCTGGTCCTCAACGACGAACGCCACCTCCGCACGCCGGGTCTTTGGGACCATGTCCCACCGTCCCACGGCGATGATCCGCTCCTTGTCCTCCTCGCCGATAGTCGCAACATATGCGAAGCGGTCCGGCGGCGTGACCTCGGTGTAGTACTTGAGCTCCTCTCCGCTGATGTAGTTCTTGGCGTACTGGAAGCGGAGGTAACGGGTGCGCGGGCTCAGCCGGTAAAACAGCTCCTCCATGCGCTTCTTATCGTCGGGGCGGATAGGCCTTAGCCGAATGCTTCGCCCATCTCGAAGAATCACCGCAGGGGTGGGCAGGTCATGGGGGAGCGGTTTGCTTCTGGGCATTTGTCTTCGTTCCGTGCTAATGCTTCAAGCTGTTTCCATTTGCAGTATACAACGTTGGTACTAAGTCTGGCGTCGGTCTGAATGACGTTTTGGGGGGCTTGCTTATGCATATGCTGGATGTACAATATGTCTATCGAACTGCCCTGGCACGGGTCCGGCATCTCCAGTTTTCAAGTTGGAGTCATGAGGCCGGCCGGCAGCCAGGGTGAAAAGCAAAAGGACCCGAGAACCTTCTCGGGCCCTGAATATGTTTTCTGACCGCTCCGGCTCTACGGATTATTAACAGCAGCGTATGCCGCAATGGTTGCGTTAGCGATCGCGGCGTGGCCGGCGTCGTTGGGGTTCCCATCGCCGATTGCGATATGGGTGAGGGAGAGGGCGTTTCCGTCGAAGATGGGAAATACGTCGACAATCGTGGCGCCGAATGCGCCGCCGATGCAGACTATCAAGTCGTTCAGGCCCACGTTGTACGGGTCCTGCTGGTTGGCCGCGCAGTCCACCGTGCCATCAAATCCGAGTAGAGAAAGGTCGCCGATAGGCTTGAGGGCGGCGAGCGGACCATCGAACGGGTTGTAGACGGTCTGGACCAGCAGGGTTTCTTTGCCCGGGTCCTTCGCCAAAGCGGACTGGAGCGTGGCGAGTGTTGCGATGTAGTTATTGGCGAACGATTCCAGCGCGGTGGCGAACGCGGCGGCGCACTCCTCGCTGCCGGGGTCCTCGGAGCACGGGCCGCCCGGCTGCAGGGGCACAAGCAAATCGTCGCCGCCTACCTGAAGGCTGACGGTAGTTACGTTGGTCTTGTTGTCATTGATAACCGCAAGCGCGGATGCAAGCTGACCGCTGAGGACGGAGCCGCTCGTCGCCCCCGGCTGCGCCAGGTTCACGAGGCTAACATCCGGCTTGCCGTCAAGGTATGCATGGAATAGCGCGGTGTTGCCCGTGGTCGCAGGGCTGGACGCGCCATCTCCAAACGTGATCGAGTCCCCAATGGCGACGTACGAAAAAACATCGTTCTTGCCCTGGCCCTGAGCCAGGGCCACTCCCGGGAGGAGCGTGCCGATCACGAGGGCCGCCAGACCCGCGAACAATGCCACCCGTTTCTTCATGACCTCTGCACCCCTTAAGAATAATATATTCAACTTATTGATTCTATGAGCATACCTACCCTGAATCAACGCCTGTTGTCAACGCCGTTGCGATGGCACGTGAGAGGAACCTGTCCACGTTGGACATCTGGGGCTTCAGGCGGCCTGCCTCAATGTCTCTAACGACTTCCACCATTGCTGCATTTGCCGGCGTCGGCACCCCGGCCTTGCGCCCGGCGGCAACGAGGAAGCCGTTCATCTGCTCTATTTCTGTCTTCCGCCCCTTTATTATGTCCTGGGCCATAGAGGAGCGCCATTCCGCTTTCTTGGGATCGGGGCGCAGGCTGGCGTCGCACTCCTCAAAGGCGTCCCCCTTGTCAGCGCGTGCCCACACATCCGCTTGCACGCCGTATACCGGCTCGACTCTATAGTTGAGTGCCTGCGCCACGAGGACCGTCTCGCGAACGATCTTAATGTACGCCATCCTCGCCCGTGTGTCGGCAGTCGTCTCCTGGGAGCCGCAACCGGTGATCGCAATCACAGTATTGGACGCTGCGTTCAGCGCCAGCTTCGCCCAGCGCTCGCCCCAAATATTCGTCGTTGTCTTAGCGCCGTCCACGCATTCGAGCATGCGCGCCAGATCTTCAACCCTTTGCGTGATGTGGCCGTGCTGCTCGCCCACGCGGAAGACCAGCTGCGGCCCGCCGCCTGCCTCAACGCGCCGCGTCACCACCCCCGGTTCCCAGAGCGCCACCGCGTACTTGCCTATCACGCATGGTATCTCGCGGTTGTGACCCACAATAGACGAGATCAGATCGTCATTCATGCAATTCTGCGCGGAAACGATGCACCCGTCCGGCCTCAGGAGGTCCTTCGCCAGGTGCGTCGCCCACTCGGTGTCATAAGACTTCACGGCCAGAAAAACGAAGTCGAACGGCTCCCTGAGCTGCCTGGCATCAGCCAGATGGACAGCCCGAACGGGTATTGTCTGGTCGCCGCGAAAGTCGATTATCCTGGCGCCGTGGCCGTTCAGCCGGTCCACGTGAGCGCCCCACATATCGATAAGGGTGGGAGCGTAACCGTGCTTGCTCAAATAGGCGCCGATGTAGGTTCCTACTGCGCCGGCGCCAAGGATGGCTATGCGATTCGACACGTCTGCACCTCGGGCGACCACGTTTACATAGGCGGCCGATTAAGATAATGTGCGCTGGAACGCTTTCGATTTCAGGGGCCGCCGGATATGACCTCTGCACCTTGGGACCCGGACCGTCCGCTTGACGCCGCACTTGCAAGCAGCGCGCTACGTGAGAACTTTGCCGACCTGCCGGTCCGCTCTGTTGCGCTTCTGGGGCAAGGTTGGGATTTCGATGCCTACCTGGTTAACGACTCGATGGTCTTCCGGTTCCCAAGGCGCCGGGAGTCGGAGAGCAAGCTCCTCTTTGAGATAGAATTCCTGGAGCAATTCGCCCCGCTCTCCCCGGTGCACGTGCCAGTTTACTCCCTTGAGGGCGCCCCGGGCCAGACCTTTCCGTACACATTCGCCTGTTACAGCATTGTCCAGGGACGGTCAGGAATGGAATCGACTCTGCCGGCCTCATCCATCGCGGCGGAAGGCCAGCGCATGGGGAGCTTTCTCAGCCTGTTGCATGGCCAGAGCATTGACAGGGCGCTCGCACTTGGAGTGGAGACTCTTGGGGAGGCGGATACTCCCGAAGGAGTCCGGGCTGCGAGCATCGACGACCTGGAGTGGCTCAAAGGCGTAATGCCTGCGGCGCTGTTCGACAGGGTCTCGGCCTACTTCGAAGACGTAACGAACATGCCTGAAGACTACACAGGCCCTTCGAGGCTCGTGCATCGCGACCTTGGCGCAGAGCACATAATCCTTTCCGAAGACCACCGTCGCATCGCCGGAGTCATAGACTGGAGCGATGTTTCTATCGGCGATCCAGCTATAGACTTCGCCGCGCTATGGGCGTGGCTGGGCGATGCCATTGTGGAAGCCGCGCTTGAGACATACGACCTGCCGGTCGATGCGGGGCTGGCCGGCCGTGTCAGGTATATCGGAACGCACATGGCCGTCGCGAATCTCTCTTACGGGTTCCACGCAGGCCGCGCGGAGTACATGAGCGCCGGCCTTGCCTGGCTGGGCAGGATATTCGAGGGCAGGCAGGCGAAAGAATGATGGGTCCCTTGAAGGACCGCAAGAAAGCAATCGACTCCTGGCTAGCAAAGTTGAACACGTTCAACCGCGAAGGTGTGTCGCTCGCTCCGCGACTGGCGGCTTTCCTCAACACGGACACACCGATAGATGACATGCTGCTTGAGCTGGACCGCCTGAGGGCCGAGACGAGGGCAGGACGGTTTGATCCGGCAAATGATATGCAGCGCGAGCTGGAGTTCAAGCGTTTTCACGACGAGCTGCGACACAGCTCCGGCAAGACCTTACCGTTTGAGGAAGTCTACGCTCTCTTCTCAAGCCTGGAATGGCTTCCGGACCTCCCCGCTGTAAGCGTTCAGCCTTCGCCCGAACATATGGCTTCGGCGAAGCGGGCCGCGTACGAGGCCGAAGGGCTGCTGGGCTTCCTCAGGCGGTTTCGGGCGTCTACCACGCGCCCGATCGTCGTCATAGGCAACGACAAGGCGCAGCTCGCGGGGGGAGGATACGGTCGCCATTGGGTTGTCGAGCCGCTGGAAGACATCCTTGTGCCGGACTTCAACGTAGCCTACAATCGCGTGCCATCTCACGCATCGATGCGCTTGACCACGCCGGCCGCCTTCGATAAGGGGTTTGTGCGCGTGATGGACGTGCGGGCGCCCCACGTCGTTATCGTGGATGGCGCTGCCCCTGGCAAGTCCGATGGCGTGGTCCGGTTCTCCAAGGCGATACGCGGGTACGCCAACTGGCTGGCTGCGTTCAACAAGTTACGGGGCGGCGGGGTGGAAGGCGGCTATCGTCAGAAGAGCCTGCTGCCGCCGGACCACTTGCGGGAGCTGGCGGGCTGGCACGAGTTTATGGCGGCGGTGGAGCAGATGCGACCGTGGGTGAGCCCCGGAGAGGCGTACGATGTGCGTCTCTGGTCTCCGCACCCGACTGAGCAGGCGCTGATGGGCGATGTACTTGCGCAATGGCCAACGGGAGATATTTCCGGGGACCAGCCACTCGTAGTGCTCGCCAACCCAATAGTTTACTTGCCGGAGAGGATGCCGCCCGGCAGCTTGCCTGAATACATGTATGTCACGAAGCCATATGCGCTGGACTCGGCAGACCGCGACCTCTTGAAGATGCTTGCGCCCGCAGGACTGGACTCGACAACGCGGTGGGGGGACGCAGACGACAATGCGGCTGGCCCGATAGGTTCTATAAATCCATGCCTGACAAAAATCGGGTTCGGGCGTTTTGGGATTGAAAGGCGAGTCTTTGGACCATCCATGGATACCTTCTTTTACAGCATCAAGGCAGAGATCAGAAGGTGTATACATGGGGTGGTACAATCAAAATAAGTAAAGTTAGATAAGCATTCTACCTGAGCTGAAGAGGTGTTAGATGGCTATCCGATTGCTGGTAGTGGATGACCACGCGCTTGTGCGTGCCGGGTTGATCAAACTCCTGGCTGCCAGCCGGGAGATTGAGGTTGTGGGAGAGGCACAGGACGGCTTCGAGGCCCTCACAAAGGCGCACGAGCTGATGCCGGACGCTATTCTAATGGGCCTCTTCCTACCGGGTATGAGCGGCGTGGAAGTGACGCGCCTTATCAAGCGAGATCTCCCGGACGTCCAGGTGATCATCCTCACAGCTTCCTCCGAAGAGGAGAACATCCTCGGGGCCATCCAGGCAGGGGCTCGCGGGTATATCGGCAAGAGCGCGGACGCGCCTGCGCTGCTGAAGCAGATCAAGCAGGTAGTGCAGGGCGGAGTGGGCATGTCCGACGATATCGCCGCCAAGCTGGTGGCGGGGCTCGGGAGGGGGTACTCTCCTCAGAGCCAGTCGGACTCGAACTCCGTTCCAACCACCAAGCGCGAGGACGAAGTACTGGCCCTGGTCTCGCGCGGCATGACCAACAAGGAGATTGCCCAGGAGCTCGTCGTCTCGGAGAACACGGTGCGCGCCCACGTCCGCAGCCTGATGCAGAAGCTGAACGTCGTCAACCGCACCCAGCTCGCCGTATACGGTATCCGCGAGGGCAATGCCATCGAGAGGCCCCGGGCAGGTGCAGACGGGCGGTACGCGCCTGAAGGGGACGCCAGGACTGCCGCCCGCAGAGCGGCGTCCATGTCCACCCAGTAGGTCGGTTTACCCGCGGGGAGTTATTCTCTCCACGTTCAGCCCAACAGGCCGCTCGAACTCCTTGTAGCGCGTCTGAATCTCCACGCCATTTAATGACCGCGTGAACGCAGCGCGTGGCGAGAACTTCTTGCACTCGATCTCCAGCAAGTTCTCGCCGCGCTTCAACAGGTCAACCGGCACCTTGTATCGGAACCAGTGCGCCGCCATCCCGGCAGGCGCGTTGAGCTTGCCGCGGTACCATCCCGGCAGCGCAGGCATATGCAGCGCCCTCTCATCCGTTATCTCCGCATCGCCCCTCTTCAGCACTTGGCCGTTCAACCGCATCTCGATGTCGTCCTCGATGCAGAAGTCCGAAAACCGGACAGTCAGGATGGCAGGCCGCAGCTCGCCGTACGCCATCGCGGCGCCGAGGTCGTCCGACACAAGCACCTTCACGGATGTCGTTTGCCCCTCCTTGAGCGGCGCGGGGACCTGCCGCTTCGGAGGCGCGGCGTTCTGCTCGGCGGTCTCGCCGGGCTGGAG
This SAR202 cluster bacterium DNA region includes the following protein-coding sequences:
- a CDS encoding SGNH/GDSL hydrolase family protein — translated: MKKRVALFAGLAALVIGTLLPGVALAQGQGKNDVFSYVAIGDSITFGDGASSPATTGNTALFHAYLDGKPDVSLVNLAQPGATSGSVLSGQLASALAVINDNKTNVTTVSLQVGGDDLLVPLQPGGPCSEDPGSEECAAAFATALESFANNYIATLATLQSALAKDPGKETLLVQTVYNPFDGPLAALKPIGDLSLLGFDGTVDCAANQQDPYNVGLNDLIVCIGGAFGATIVDVFPIFDGNALSLTHIAIGDGNPNDAGHAAIANATIAAYAAVNNP
- a CDS encoding 2-dehydropantoate 2-reductase, encoding MVARGADVSNRIAILGAGAVGTYIGAYLSKHGYAPTLIDMWGAHVDRLNGHGARIIDFRGDQTIPVRAVHLADARQLREPFDFVFLAVKSYDTEWATHLAKDLLRPDGCIVSAQNCMNDDLISSIVGHNREIPCVIGKYAVALWEPGVVTRRVEAGGGPQLVFRVGEQHGHITQRVEDLARMLECVDGAKTTTNIWGERWAKLALNAASNTVIAITGCGSQETTADTRARMAYIKIVRETVLVAQALNYRVEPVYGVQADVWARADKGDAFEECDASLRPDPKKAEWRSSMAQDIIKGRKTEIEQMNGFLVAAGRKAGVPTPANAAMVEVVRDIEAGRLKPQMSNVDRFLSRAIATALTTGVDSG
- a CDS encoding response regulator transcription factor, which codes for MAIRLLVVDDHALVRAGLIKLLAASREIEVVGEAQDGFEALTKAHELMPDAILMGLFLPGMSGVEVTRLIKRDLPDVQVIILTASSEEENILGAIQAGARGYIGKSADAPALLKQIKQVVQGGVGMSDDIAAKLVAGLGRGYSPQSQSDSNSVPTTKREDEVLALVSRGMTNKEIAQELVVSENTVRAHVRSLMQKLNVVNRTQLAVYGIREGNAIERPRAGADGRYAPEGDARTAARRAASMSTQ